attccaagcagttgttctcattacgcgtttagatttcttgcatgtgcagattctaaaggctcggagaacatggtcgatgacaagctttggaatgaagacaccacgagaaggcgctcaaaagatgaagatgatcgagttgccgctggccatcatcaacaccacaaggatctcacttcataaagataaagtcttttcacgagcataactcaagggggagcttatgttaaaggggagtttgtcaacacacttcctacatgatacgggtagtttgttgatacactcgcTGCTtgcaagacgtgaagactttgaagatcctccgacattgaagacttgaaaggacatcagagttttgataactcgaagaccaaagaccgtcgaagttcaagacgagtctacaactatagaagataaagacaaagctacaaccaagggggagtttgttggtgcacttgtgtctgtactttgtctgtattcggtctgtgtgtaaacgatgtccttggtagtctgtaagttgaccaagtcaactgtcctcctagtttgacttggacaacagttgagaGATGTTCTgctcgaaggatagcctcgaaggatacacctgatccttcgaggtgatcgaaagatatggttcgaccatggttcaaccattagacctcgaaggatgatccttcgaggtccatgctgatctttcgtgtgaactatgatcgatagatgatccttcggaccatctatcagatccttcgatccagacctgctgagctgggtatatatacccatgcatgtgttgagtttcggTAGACAGACACAAGACAGAAAGAGAGAGCattctttgagagcattctgtccaaactcacacacacaccttagagagtttatagaacttttctgtaaacattgagcttgtaaccgaaccctcattgcattaatacaagttgtgttaatcggtgaacttgtgtgtttgtttctctacttgctactaactcggtttgcttgctagcttggattccgcactcgctagtaggtttgtataacaaggtttaggttcgtaatcctccgcgaaacagggacctacactATAGCAATCCGACGTGTAATGTTTGTGGTAGATCTCATATGTCTACAGACATGTATTATCATTGTCATTTATGTTATTTTTATGTTGATATAAATTGTGTTACAACAAGGCTGCAAAAAAACATAATCCATCATCCTAGCCATAAACATCCACTAATTTGCATCCCAAAACAAATTTTAGACAAGTGTGATGCATGCGGGAAGGAACAAAAAGGGATCTTCTACCATTGTTCCATTTGTCCCTGGTCTAAAATTATACATAGTGATTGTGCTTTTCTACCACAAAAGTTGCAAATCCAACGTACTACAAATGATGTCTTCTCCCATATCCATCATCTCACCCTTACTTATTCCTTCCCAAAACCGGATCAAGTATCCAAATATTTTCCACGGTGTAGGGTATGCCTTTATTGGTTTTATCATAATCCGAATCTTTGGATATATAAATGCGAGAAATGCAGATACTATACCCATCTAGATTGCGCAACATCAAGAAACGAGCCATTCATGTCAATCCTCAAGTCTCCAGGTAGACCTAACTACCTACCTAATATGTTTAtagtttttttgtttgttttttttttctgtataTGCTATTGGTTTATGCTCATTTAACATTACAATGTTGTTTTAATCAGGTACAGGCAGTAAAAACTACAAAGATGATGAACATCCTGATCTTCTTCATCTTCCGTTTCCAGATCCATCTTATAGCATACTAAAACACTTGTTTTCCAAGGAAAAAGGATTAAGTACGTTAGAAATTTCTAACAAGATCACCTACAAAGCACAAGGTATTATTCATCAACACCCACTAATTCTAGAGGATATCACAATTCCCACCTCTTCTAGAAAAAAATCAATACCCTTTCATGACCCAATGAAGAGGATTGAACTTTTGTGTGATGGGTGTTTGAGACCAATAATGAGTGGCCCTATTTATGTGTGTGCCAATGAGGAGGAGGAGCATTGCAACTTTGTCCTCCACGAGTGGTGCTCTCGACTACCTACTGAACTAAAAGACCACTTTCATCACCCACAACATACCCTGATTCTCCATTCAAAAACCCCTGGTGAGTTTTTTGGGGTTTTCAATTGTCATATTTGTGCATTACCTTGCAACGGATTTGTCTACTATTGTGAGGAATGCAAATACTACATTGATGTTAAATGTGCCTTCTTACCTGAAGAAATCACGCATACTTTGCACCCAAATCACCTCCTTTCTAGAGTTCATTGCACAGACATGCGCCGGTGTAGTATGTGTTGGGGTGATATGAATGGTCTTATGTTTAGTTGCCATACTTGTGATAATTTCGGTCTACATTCCTATTGTGCTTTGTTAATACCGGAGACAACTACGCACAAGTGCGACAAGCATCCTATGAAGTTGAGTTACTTTCCCATTGAAAACCATAAGAGTGACTATTTTTGTGAAATTTGCGAGCAAGAGTTTGATCCTAAGTTGCCTTTCTATCATTGTCGTAAGTGTATGCAGTCTATGCACACAACTTGTGCTCCGTCAATACTCCGGTATGAAACATATACGAGGATATGGACCTATGAAGATATTGGCGTTCATAAATTTGTAAATGTGAAGTTTGGGGCCACATGTGAGAATACTAAAGTGCATCCACACCCCCTTTCATTCGTTCAAGGGATTCAAGACGATGGTGAATGTGCCGGCCATGATTGTGATGACAGGCGTCTCCAGTATAGTATGATCTTTAAGTGTTTAGATTGTAAATTTGCAGTTCATTACAAGTGTTGTAAGCGAATGAgtaactaatatatatataaagattgTAGTAATAAACAAACTCCATCATATATCATGTGTTCGCTTTTGTAATTCATGTTTGTTTACGTTAATTATTTTGATTTCCAACCCCCTCTGTTCCATTATTTTGATGTCAGATTACTACAATTGTTCAGTGTTCTTGATGAGTTCCAACCATGGCCGGTGATTGCATTTTCAGCTACTTTATATGATTAATTTTGCATAGAAAACATAATATGTAGCCATAACTTATTGGATTTGATGATAATACATGGGTAAACAATTTGATTATTGCCTGAATTGAACTAGTTTCCACCTCTCTAAATTGTAGGGGTGTgcatggttcggttcggtttttggataAAATTAAAACCGTAACCGAAAGTTcggtttttggtttttaaaaaccgttcggtttcggttttttcggttttagcaacggttcggttcggttttccggtttttgaaacaaattatgtaagattcaaaacTTAAAAGTATAAGTCAAAGTTTAAGAATCTTTCTTAAATCTTTACATTTAAGTTAATATATTTAGTcttttaaattaatattattCACATAAACCTAGCCTTTTAATCTATTTTAATGTTTCtccaaagtttttgttaaaacgttttcttttataatattttaaaaaccatttaatttttatattaagcTTTGTTAGTTCTTATACACAATGGATAATTTTAATGATAAATACACATGGTAATGttcttattataaatatttaacaaACAAGAATAAAATTGATAATTCTAACTTTGCATGCTTGCTTTTAAGATGGTCCATGGGCTTGTTAGTGCCATTAAATTTTAAAATCAGACAGATTTGATAATTTAAAACTACACTTTAATCCTTTATTTTACTCTTCAAAAATTACAAGCTAGTTAGACTATGGGTGTGGAGGGGATTGGGTTTAGGGTATTGCTCAACATGTGTTGAGGCTGGGATCCTCAAGCTAATACTCAAAAACTAGGAGTGTGTTGGAGCGTCCCTTAGCTGGGCGTGGCTAGCCATGTggaatttttttaaaaactaaaaagaaaattaaaaaaaatacctGCATTGAACTAGCCAGCCACAATCCGCCATGTCACCCAGCCCCCCGCCCCATGTCAGGCAGAATCTCCATGCCAAGCGGGCAACACTGACCAAAACGCCAACCCGGGGTGGAGCACCCGACGTTAAAGGTCCAAAACGCCCAAAACATACGCCCACACCCACTAGTcttattgttattgttatgaATTTGAGTGTCCCTTCATTACGACTAAAATTAGATTATTAGACCATGTGTGGTATTGTTTCATAACTTTTCATTAACACGTTAAAAAATAACTGTCACATCACTGCCACGTAGACATGACTTCTTATCCTTTTTTTTGACAATTAGTATGTAATGACTTcacaagttaaaaataaaattaaaaaatagttaATTTGGGTGGTTAAAAAACCTTAGGGCTCACAATCCTTCCTTCACGAGTGTGGTCAGCAtcatctcccccccccccccaaccacaACACCCCAAGGGGCTCCTCCCCTCCATCGTGGCAAAGGACATGATCTTATAACACATAGCGTTAGCGTTAATGTGCCCAcattcctttcaaaaaaaaaatgtgcCCACATTCATTTTGCATTATAAAGGTTTGTGTGCACCcttttattttgtatttttaaggttagtgttttttttttcgcTTCCCTCTTCTTGTGCTTGGTTTCCTCACTGTGCTCGTTTTTTCCCTTTCTTAGCCTTTGTGGTTTGTGGTTGCGTTTCGGGTATAACATCACCGTCTATGCCTAAAGCAATGAAATTGTGCTCAGGTTCGGTTTGAGTCAACAATTGGGCCGGTGGCATTTGCATTTCCTATTAGCAAGGTGGTGGTGTTGCTACTACTTTAGCCACGCGTTTTGGTCTTGACTAAAACCGCCAAACGAATAGGGATCCATCGGTGTCTTGGAGCATACGAGTCGGGGTTGGCCGAGGGAGTAGCGGGTAATGGAGGcgggttcggttcggttattttcggttattgaaaatgattatccgaaaaccgaaccgaaattttcggttattaaaaatctgAAAACCGAACCGTaggtttttgtttcggttcgttTTTTCGGTCcggtttttcggttatttcggttttctgctcacccctacTAATTGTATTATTTAACATATGCATACCACATGCTCGATAAAATGTCTGTGTAAGTTGTCTTAATGCTTATGCGTTTGCATTCCAGTAGTGGATTATAGGCTCTAACATTAATGTTTCTTTATGGATATATTGTTCTAGCTCCCCTGATCTTTAAGTGTTTAAATTGTAAATTTGCAGTTCCTTACAAGTGGTGTTCTATTTTGGGGTGGGTAACTAAATGAAAAACATACCTGATGGCCTACAATTCAATATCAAGATTAAATGTTCTTGATTGCAATTTTAGGTACTTTATTATTGATTTTGCATAGCAAAGATTATATGTAACCATAAATGATGGAATTTGATAATAAATCGGTAAACAACTTGATTTTATTTGCAGAATTGAACGAATTTTGACCTCTTTAAATTGTATTCAACATATGCATACCACATGCTCGACAAAATGTCTGTGTGAGTTCTAAAATAAAAATGAGCCTTGAGCATTGAGCAATCCAATGgctcaaaataaaaatgaaagaaGTATATGTAGGTCCCtatttcgcggaggattacgaacctaaaccttgttatacaaacctactagcgagtgcggaatccaagctagcaagcaaaccgagttagtagcaagtagagaaacaaacacacaagttcaccgattaacacaacttgtattaatgcaatgagggttcggttacaagctcaatgtttacagaaatgttctataaactctctaaggtgtgtgtgtgagttctggacagaaaGCTCTCAAATCTTTCTATCTCTCGGAAGTGCAAATGGCAGAACTGAACtcacacatacactgcatgggtatatatacccatacacagcaggtctgctcgaaggatccgaaagatggtccgaaggatcatctttcggatacaatgtTTTCGAatgatcagcatggacctcgaaggatcatccttcgaggactatcaatcgaagcatatctttcgaggtgatcgaaggatctacattatccttcgatcactcatccttcgatccagacaacttTCAACAAGTTTACTTACTGTTaactgagtcaaaccaggaggacggttgacttggtcaacttacatgacttacaaggacatcgtttatatacagaccgaatacagacaaagtacagacacaagtgcaccaacaaactcccccttggctgtagctttgtctttatcttctatggttgtagactcgtctcgaacttcgacggtctttggtcttcgagttctcaaactCAGATGTCCTTTCAcgtcttcaaagtcggaggatcttcaaagtcttcacgtcttgaaagcagagagtgtatcaacaaactacccgtatcatgtaggaagtgtgttgacaaactcccccttaacataagctcccccttgagttatgctcgtgaaaagactttatctttatgaagtgagatccttatggtgttgatgatggccagcggcaactcgatcatcttcatcttttgagcgccttctcgtcgtgtcttcattccaaagcttgtcatcgaccatgttctcctagcctttagaatctgcacatgcaagaaatctaaacgcataatgagaacaactgcttggaatattgcataaacaaatgacacacgaatgaccatgtcataatcaaacaccgtccgacagtttgaaagttctaataaatttatcaatttcaatttctaactttcaaaacatgcaaatttcgaccgtttatgaagatttagtcagttcggttttcaatcaggtttcaggtaacgaagactcgagctccaacatcgtacgatcgaaaataaagtagaaagaaaatctttttggcttttataaagtttatattaaaacactcctaaaatctttttggtatttttttgtaaataaaagacaacaatttaaaatcctttgagtgttatcaaacgacatcaccgctaatgtcgtgctgatatgcaccaaacgacgaaactgttttaaaagaaataataaaagttaagcagtaaataaataaatatatatacacacattctttttgcgagtttcgagggtaagagaatcatatcagtgtacggtcatgccaaaacactcttgttgttcagttagttaacattaagataagcatcctataacaattatcggtattgttgtccacttaagctcaacttatcagatgtaatcatgtttagaggatacgttaaggtatgatttatacttaccgaccggtgttcatccacatcacgacacattcccgtatcaaggtatgcacgagagttcatcttaccggtgagtataccgattatcatctgtttgaccgtataaattgtgagatactcacttattttgatttgaaaacaagtcctttgtgatataatcacttattgatgaggaacttgattttcgtatgcatgagggcacaggtgcaagtccgtgaacaggtcagtacttccgtacagcagagagacgaacttgacacccggataaatgtgatattttatcacttatttgatttggacatgtgattgtttatcacttattgaggtcgaatgcagtatgcaatatgtacacgtatgtatagtatcatggaagatctagacttgcgtccccgttatttttcggtaaaagatacaaccatgatacccagatgataagcagcataaagaccgaatatctcagaacctcggcaatctatcaaacgaaatttcggtactaagaccatatgccaatgaatggttcccacctggtcttcagtcgattaagatttatatcaccctgcacactttaaaatgattgtgagcctaccgatacatcttatatagagctgcttatcgtttttcatttaaggtttaaagaggtttggatagaccactgatgtactatcattttctcttttgctcgccaggaaactcatttttgattttctattgtttttgtgtttttgaaatttttcgatgtttttggattttcagatttttggactttactccccctaaaatcaacaaactaagataaatttaaaaacacacaaagatatttacaaaaatgattttccgatgttggttttactcttgcttgaccttaatgccgtttaccaataataaaaagtcaaatcttgatttgtcaaatgctttggtaaataagtcggcacgttggtcatcggtgtggaccttaacaacatcgattagccttttctcaaagcaatcacgtatgaagtgatatttgatttcgatgtgtttggtctttgaatgctgcacaggatttctagtgatatctaaagcagcagaattatcaacgtaaataggagtagttaggaattcaaaaccgtagtcccgcatttgttgttgaatccaaagaacttgggagcaacaacttgaggcagcaatgtattcagcttcgcatgttgatgtagctacacatgtctgcttcttgcactgccatgtaactaggcgatttcctaaaaattgacatccagccgttgtggatttgccgtcgattttacatccgccaaaatcagaatcactgaatgcgaccaagtcaaagttattatccctaggataccacagaccggtgtcagggtacgccttcaaataacgaaaaatccttttaacagcagcaagatgtgaggccttcggattaacttgatatctggcaagcaggcacgtcgggtacattatgtctggccttgacgctgtgaggtacatgagagatccgatcatggcgcgatagatagaagggctaacagcttctcccttcaagtctggagtaattccgtgattagttggcaatggggtaccaatgggcgttgcatcagacatctggaaccggctcaagatgtcaccaacatatttagtctgatggatgaatatcccagactccgtttgttgtacttgtaggcccaagaagaaagtcatttcccccatagcactcatctcgaatttatcctgcataatgcgctcgaattccctacacaagacatcattagtagaaccaaaaataatgtcatcaacgtatacctgtaccagaagaagatctccatcttgttccttgatgaaaagagtacagtcgataagacctcaacgaaaaccgttctccagcagatagtgagataaggttgcatac
This is a stretch of genomic DNA from Helianthus annuus cultivar XRQ/B chromosome 16, HanXRQr2.0-SUNRISE, whole genome shotgun sequence. It encodes these proteins:
- the LOC118488415 gene encoding uncharacterized protein LOC118488415 — translated: MSILKSPGTGSKNYKDDEHPDLLHLPFPDPSYSILKHLFSKEKGLSTLEISNKITYKAQGIIHQHPLILEDITIPTSSRKKSIPFHDPMKRIELLCDGCLRPIMSGPIYVCANEEEEHCNFVLHEWCSRLPTELKDHFHHPQHTLILHSKTPGEFFGVFNCHICALPCNGFVYYCEECKYYIDVKCAFLPEEITHTLHPNHLLSRVHCTDMRRCSMCWGDMNGLMFSCHTCDNFGLHSYCALLIPETTTHKCDKHPMKLSYFPIENHKSDYFCEICEQEFDPKLPFYHCRKCMQSMHTTCAPSILRYETYTRIWTYEDIGVHKFVNVKFGATCENTKVHPHPLSFVQGIQDDGECAGHDCDDRRLQYSMIFKCLDCKFAVHYKCCKRMSN